One Roseimaritima multifibrata DNA window includes the following coding sequences:
- a CDS encoding SpoIIAA family protein — MSVELKEVQEGNLLEIRVTGKLDRAAYDLFTPSVERQIAEYGKVRILFEMHDFHGWETAALWEDMKFDMKHFNDIERLAIVGDKKWEKGMAVFCKPFTTAKVRYFDTSEIDEARVWLAE; from the coding sequence ATGTCCGTTGAACTGAAGGAAGTCCAGGAAGGGAACCTTTTAGAGATACGCGTTACAGGAAAGCTTGACCGAGCTGCCTACGATTTATTCACTCCTTCTGTTGAGCGTCAGATCGCGGAATACGGCAAGGTTCGAATCCTGTTCGAAATGCACGACTTCCACGGTTGGGAAACCGCGGCCCTGTGGGAAGACATGAAGTTCGACATGAAGCACTTCAACGATATTGAACGTCTAGCGATTGTGGGTGATAAGAAGTGGGAAAAAGGGATGGCTGTTTTTTGCAAACCGTTTACGACGGCGAAGGTTCGCTACTTTGACACGAGCGAAATCGATGAAGCTCGAGTTTGGTTGGCAGAATAA